Sequence from the Cucumis sativus cultivar 9930 chromosome 1, Cucumber_9930_V3, whole genome shotgun sequence genome:
aaaagatgacatttaggacaaattaactaggaaaagtctatattaccctttagttataaaaaaaacctaaaaaacaatttatggaattccttctccttcttcctccattttctcacttccaaaaagaatatttcatttttctatctctctctatccgtattccatttttcctcattttcacaaaacctttgatttcctttttcttcctttctcatttttcattcacaaaactacaaaaacaatGGTAGTTCCGGTGATTTCATTGTGGAACATGACTTGGTACTCGTGATCTTGCTGCGAAAATTGGATTCCGACGAGGAGGggtaacaatttgattttgaaaataatagtaaaagttttgaaatgtgcaagataggtgcgagatgtgtacgagataggtgcgagatgtgtacgagataggtgcgagatgtgTACGAGATAGGTACGAGATGTGTACGAGATAGGTACGAGATGTGTACGAGATACGTGCCTTCAACCATTCAATGAAAATGCACAACAACAAAAGCAATCCGATCAAAACAATCCCTAAACAGAAAGTGCgtggttataaaaaaaaagactgaGAAAGGAGAATCTTGCATGCCGCATCTTCGATGGAGAATCTTGCACGACGCGTACAAACTGACCACCAATGGATGCCTGAACGGTTGACAACGGTAAATGAGATGCGACAGCAACTGAGAAAGGAGAAGAGTTGAAGTCGGGCTGCCCTTTGTCTTAGTAGAAGAGAAAGTgagggagaaggagaaagCCGCAAGAAGAGAACGTGagggagaaggaaaaggagaaaatgacacaaagttaatttttagggttttttaaattaaagggTAATATAGACTTTTCACAGCTCATTTGTCCTAAaagtcttcttttttaaaatcccATCTCAAAACTCTCACTACCCATCGAAATAATCTCATTTTTGGCAATTTCCCACTAAAGAAAGTATAAGGAATTAAGAAAGAGTGATTTAGTAAATGTAACCAAActtccaaatatttacaacccgtataacaaaaaaggaaaactcgCGCGTgatcgtttttttttatatatataaattttatatacgCCCTTGtgatttatatcttttttgctatttattaATCTCGGACTATCTCGATGCAATTAAGACttgagatcgaataactaaaggaaGAAGTCTTTCATCTCGAGATATTTCGAGACAATGTATGCTCGAGATcgaatataaaataaagacatAATTATTTCATCTGGGTCATATCGGCGCCACTAAGACCTAAGATATAAtaagtaaatgaaaaattcttTCATCTCGAGACATGGTATGCTCGAGATCATATATCAAAATGTACACGATTGTGGGCTTGTGTAAGTTCTTTttgctttcaaaattatattttacgagtttgttatatattttaataaagtcCATGAAAAAACTGAATGCCTtaagaatgaaagaaattattaaattaaaaaccctaaactttacaaaatttagagAGAGCATATTTCCGTTAACGCTGGTAAGAGACGGCGTtaagaatgaaagaaatagtcaataaaaagtaaagaaatcgGGAAATTTATCATTACCCGCTGTGACGGTTGTAACTTATAACGAACTTCGATGACGTGGATAAAAACAAGACGGTCCGTGACGGAACCCTTCCCGTTGTTTCTCCGATAACACTCTAATATCTCACTCTTTCACCTTCAAACTCTCAAATCtccactctcttcttcttcttcgtcttcctcttTGTTATTCCGATCCATTTTTTTGCTCTCCAATTATTCACCATGGCCATGGATCCCAATCCCAAAAGCTTCCCCATCCTTTCCTACGTCATGGCTAGAATCCCCTCTCTCAGCCCTCGACCGCCGCCCACCGAATTCGACATCGAACAGCCTGCATCTCCCTCTTCCGGCCACGGTCGTTTCGATCCTTCCTCATCCTCCTCCCGAATCGTCCATGAAATGCCCCATCTTTCCGACCCTAAGGTTTTGGCTTCTATGACCACCGCTATATCTGATGTTGCTCAGACCCGATCCGTGCTCAAAACCCTTGGGGAGAGACCTGACCATGAGGCTGTAGATACTGCCAAGGCTAGGCTTGTTGATATTGAAGTTAATTTATCTGCCAAGCTTCAGGAAATCGTGCTTTCTTCTAGGCCGGCGGATGTTGAGTTGCTTGAGTGGAGGGCGCATCTTGCTGAGAAAGAGAACGAGTGTCGTCAGGCGGCGGATAAAGAGAAGCAGGTGTATAAAGCTATTGTGCAATTGGATGAGATGCATGAGGCTTATGAGAGGATGTTGAAGGAAGCGGAGGAGAGGTTGGTGAAGATTTATGAGTCGGCTGAGAGAGGACTGCCGGAGGAAGAACAGTTGGATCCAGTAAGCGAAGAGGTCAATGAAGAGGTTGCGAAGATTCTTCAGGATGCGAATGAGAAGGAAATGGATCGAATTTCTCTCACTGGCCGGCGCTTGCGGTTCTTACCTGAAGAATTCGGACACATTCGTGGATTGGTTGTGCTCGATATCTCCAGCAATCAACTACAGGTTCGCTTACGCTTAAATTCAATGCCTTCGTATACTAGCAACCGTTTAGGAATTTCTAGTACTTTGAAATGAATTATTTCTTTACGAAATCAATTAGGATAGAAGGGTTTATTAGTTTCACATAAATACAAGGgatttttttagcttttgtggGATTAGAATCTTTGTTAGAGACGCACGATATGACTCATGATTATTACTCTCGGAGAAGTCTTAGATCATAATTCATGCCTATGTTTTATCACTTGCCTTCGACTTATGTGCGTTATGTTTCAGTTCTGGTTCTTAGCCCCTGAGTTTGTttgcatttatattttatattaataatgcCCCTAAGGTTCATGTATGGATCAATTTTTAGACGTCTGCTTAGCATTCCAATAGATTGTGGCCCAACCTTTGAGGACATCATTCTATGGGATATGGATTACATACATGGATGGGGACTATTCTATCCAACTTTTCGGTTggttttcaatttcttttaccATCATTTAAAGGATGGCGACCATTTAGTTCTTAGTGGTGTTGTAAGAAGGGccctattttgaaaatttacatTGGAATGTCAAGGATCAAGagttttcttccatttttcataagTCTTTTAATTATAGAGCGTTTAGAGTGACTGGATAGTGCAGGAAGCTGCACAAGATTATAAGTGGTTTAAGGCAATATGGGACAATGGTATGTAAGAAGGTGGGTATTTGGTAGAAAGATTATGCTCAAGAAAAGAAGTCTACTGGAGATTTTTAACATCTTTCTTTGACGGAAGATGCTGATATAATCCTGGAAATGGGGGAGAAATTCCAACACTGTAtcatgaaaaattgaaataaaagataGATGCAGATGTCAGGAGGTTGCACTGAAATGTGGTTAAttcttatttgaattatttaagtcctgtttgatattaaaaaacagtGCCTCAGTTTTATGAATTTGCTCATATTTAATGCTCTGTTTTTGTGTAAATGTAACAgtctttttaaaactttcaatgtttcttcttttattacaaattGGTGAGATTTCTTGTAATTCCCTTCTTGGGGTTCAAGAGTGTTTTATATTTCTTCACTTCATTCATGACACTTCCTGGGTTTCCTCCTCACAAACCACATCTAAAATTTGTGGTTAAGCTATTTTTGCTTTAGTTTATCACTCTTCCCAACTGCCTTTGTCATGGGTAGCCTTTGCCTTTTCACACTTATATGAATATTGACCTTGGATGTGAGTTTGCTTAGTTGAAAAATTCAAGATGAACAAATATTTATCTGTatgatttgtttcttttaatcacATTTACTACAACTTCAGATTATCCCCGATTCAATATCTGGATTAGAAAATCTTGAGGAGCTGAATGCCTCATCCAATCTCCTGGAGTCACTGCCCGACTCAATTGGCTTATTACAAAAGCTGAAACTCCTGAATGTCTCTGCGAACAAGCTGCATGCCCTTCCTGACACAATATGCCATTGCAGGtacaaaatttcatcaattcaAGAAACATCATCTTTTTTAGCATTTCTCCACCATTTTCCAGTACCCGCATTTAGCatgattttcctaaaatatatTCAGCAATGTTTTATTATGCATCTGTATACA
This genomic interval carries:
- the LOC101222309 gene encoding plant intracellular Ras-group-related LRR protein 9; translation: MAMDPNPKSFPILSYVMARIPSLSPRPPPTEFDIEQPASPSSGHGRFDPSSSSSRIVHEMPHLSDPKVLASMTTAISDVAQTRSVLKTLGERPDHEAVDTAKARLVDIEVNLSAKLQEIVLSSRPADVELLEWRAHLAEKENECRQAADKEKQVYKAIVQLDEMHEAYERMLKEAEERLVKIYESAERGLPEEEQLDPVSEEVNEEVAKILQDANEKEMDRISLTGRRLRFLPEEFGHIRGLVVLDISSNQLQIIPDSISGLENLEELNASSNLLESLPDSIGLLQKLKLLNVSANKLHALPDTICHCRSLVELDVSFNSLTYLPTNIGLELVNLEKLAVQLNKLRSLPSSVCGMSSLRYLDAHFNELHGLPQAIGKLTKLEYLNLSSNFTDLTELPHTFGDLISLRELDLSNNQIHALPDTFGHLENLKKLNVEQNPLTVPPMEVVSKGPDAVRTFMSKRWLEILQEEDRKRTLEMDEQTQTGWLTRSTSWLKTYVSGVSETVSGIVGSPKSPRDPYLDQQL